The Salvia splendens isolate huo1 chromosome 20, SspV2, whole genome shotgun sequence nucleotide sequence GCAAATGCCTCTTTAACTGGAAATATCCCATCTTCCATTTTCAACATATCTTCTTTGACACACGTGAACTTGGGCTACAACAACTTATTTGGTAATTATCAACTTTTCCTATTATTCACTTTCACCATTTTGTTATGAGAGTTTATGTTTTTATCTAAAACCTAGTTAGAAATGCAGCTATTTCTAAGTATTTCATGATATGAATTTTCAGGTACTCTTCCTTCCAAGTTAGGGATTTTACTTCCCAATCTTGAAAGGCTTTATTTGGGTGAAAATAGACTGGAGGGTCCAATTCCAAGCTCCATTAACAATGTTTCGAAACTCATCGTGTTGGACTTGGGTGACAACTCATTCATCGGCTCCATACCCGACTTTGGTAATTTGAAACACCTACAATCCATATATCTACATCAAAATCGTTTGAATGCAGAGAAATCCCGAACTCAGGAGTTGAcatttctctcttcattaactaaATGTCGCAATTTGAAGTACTTGGCCTTAGCAGACAATTCATTGAATGGCATCCTACCCGTTTCAATTGGGAATTTTTCCTCGTCTCTTCAAAGCATGTGGCTACATAACAGCCACATCATGGGTGCAATTCCTTCTGAAATCGGAAATTTAAGTAGTTTGTTGTTACTAAATCTACGAGAGAATCAATTACGTGGGCACATTCCTCCAACTATTGGGAATTTGAAGAAACTTCAAAGACTGTTTCTTAATGGAAATAAGTTGGGAGGGTCTATCCCTAGTGACATTTGCAAAATGAATAATTTGGGGGGTTTGTACCTTCATAAAAACATGCTTGTGGGCCCAATACCTGAATGTATGGGTGAAGTTAAATCTATGAGATTGCTTGACTTAGGATACAATCACTTGAATTCCACTATCCCTTCTAGCTTCTTGAATCTTACAGACCTCTTGGAATTGAGCTTCTTCTCAAATTATCTGAATGGCCAATTGTCTTCACAACTTGGAAATTTAAAGTCAATCAGCTATGTAGACTTGTCCTTTAATCAATTTTCAGGTGATATCCCTAGCTCAATTGGTGGTTGCCAGTCATTAGAATCTCTTTACTTATCAAATAATTTGTTGGAAGGATCTATTCCCCAATCCTTAGCAAGTGTTAGAAATTTGATAGCATTGGATCTATCTTACAATAACCTTTCTGGATCTATACCCAAGTCATTAGAAGACCTTCATTTTCTTGAGTATTTTAATGTTTCTAACAATGAATTGGTGGGGGAGATTCCAGATGGGGGTTGTTTTGCTAACTTGAGTGATAAGTCTTTTTCCAACAACCTTGCCCTTTGTGGTCTAACGAGATTTGAAGTTCCACTTTGCATAGAAAATCATCATGGATCAAGAAGCTTGAAGAAATTTATGGTGCCTTCAGTGGTTTTAGCTGTAATTATGGTGATTATCATCCTCGTGTTTATAAAGAAATTTAAACCGAGGAAATCATCACTGCTTCCCATTGATATTTCACCGGTGACTGAATATAGAAGAGTTTCTTACATAGAACTAGAGCGTGGAACAAGTGGTTTTAGTGAGAGCAACCTTCTTGGGAGAGGAAGTTTTGGTTCAGTATTTGAAGCAACACTTTCTGATGGGTTGAAAGCTGCAATAAAAGTTTTCAATTTGCAATTACAAGGGGCAGAAATGAGCTTTGATATTGAAACTGAGATACTTGGGAGCATTCGACATAGAAACATAGttcgagtgattggatgttGTAGTAGCCCAGAGTTTAAAGCTTTGGTTCTCACATATATGCCGAATGGGAGTTTGGATAAATGGTTATATTCCAACATGCATAGTCTACATCTTATACAAAGACTAAAGATAGCAATAGATGTTGCGTCCGCCTTGGAATATCTTCACCATGGCCATACATTCCCAGTTGTCCATCGTGATGTAAAGCCAAGCAATGTTTTGCTCGATCAAGACATGGTGGCTCATTTAGGTGATTTTGGCATTGGGAAGCTTTTTGACAACGGAGAAGTTGTTGTCCAAACACAAACATTGGCGACTATCGGCTATGCAGCACCAGGTGATGCATAATGCTAAACTTTTCCTCTTCAATTATATTgcgatattattatttttttttagaatATCAATGTTTAATCTGATATTAATCATGCATGTTGCACGGTTAGAGTTGGGAATGGAAGGAAAAGTGTCCACACAAGGAGATGTGTACAGTTTCGGGATAATGTTGCTCGAGATGTTTACAGGGAAGAAGCCAACAGATGATATGTTTGATGGGGAAATGAGGTTGAAAGAGTGGGTAAGTGAATCATTACAAAAAAACTCAGTTCCTATTGCACCCGCTTTGCTATCTAGCGAAGATCGGGATTTCTGTGCAAAGGAGCAATGCGTGTTGTCAATTTTTGAGCTGGCAATGAAATGTTTAGCCACTACACCTCATGAGAGAATCAACATGATTGAAGCAGCGAACACTCTCCAGAGGATCTATGCAACAATGGTAACAGAAAGACGTCGTCCACGATATGCATTTTCTGTTggtgatagaaatccatgggttccatcctaaaaccaattggtgataggaggaggggcccatgagacttatatactagtttcagttttttcttgtcaccgatgtgggacagttatatgttatatttttagtttcaatttgtTAGCTGACTCAAACCCTATTTCACGACTTGAGTTGATCTCATTTGCCCCGTCGATCACGTAAAGTGTTTACAACTATATATAAAGCGTAGATGTGTTATGAAGAATGCAGTCTATCAAATGAAACCAATCACCAAATTAATGGGGAATATCACCTTTTCCATTGTTGTTTCAATCTTGTTATTACATAGCTTTGCCTTCTCCTTGAATTCTATCACCACTGATAAGCATGCACTTATTTCCTTCAAAAACTCCATCACTTCCGACCCTTACGCTATCTTGAGCATCAATTGGTCGCAAAATACATCAGTCTGTAATTGGATTGGTGTGTCGTGCGGCCTCAAACACCACCGTGTCACCGCTCTCAATCTCTCTGGCTATGATCTTGCTGGACCTGTTTCTCCACATCTCGGAAACCTTTCGTTTCTCAGATATTTGGATATGAGTTCCAACAGTTTCACGGGGATCCTACCATTTGAGCTATCTAAACTGCGTCGTTTGAAGGTGATGAATGTGGGAGCAAATTCAATCACCGGAGAAATACCAACATGGCTGGGGAATTTACCTCAACTTGAGAAACTCTATTTGTACACTAATAAGCTGAGTGGGTCCATACCACATAGTATTTTCAATGTGTCTTCCCTTGTAGAAATTAGGATTGGAAATAATAGCCTATCAGGTTGGCTCCCAAGTGATATGTGCAATAATACGCCCAACATCAGAATCATGTTACTTTCATGGAACCAACTTGAAGGACAAATTCCGCTAAATATATGGAAATGCACACGGCTTGAGATCCTCTCATTATCCTTCAACAATTTCAATGGCAACATCCCAACTGAAATTGGACGATTGGGAATGCTTACAAAGTTGTACTTGGGATATATCAATGGTTATCGAGGTATAAATAAATTTCGTTTTACTCCAATATGTGATTCTATTGAATATGTATGCAAAATTGATAATCATCTTCATACCAAAAATTATTTGTATAAGGCTTTCTCCTTATGTTCATTTAATAATTTCAGGAGGAATTCTGGTCGAAATTGGAAATCTTTCAAGACTAGAGATATTAAGCATTGCAAACGCTTCTCTAACCGGAGATATTCCATCTTCACTTTTCAACATATCTTCCTTGACACAGTTGGGCTTATCTGACAATACTTTGTCTGGATGTATCCCAACTTTCCACAATACACTGAAGCTACAGAAGTTATATCTTAATAATAATAAGTTAACAGGTATTTTAATCTTTAACATTTCCTCCTTTTAACATACTTGAGCTTCTTTGACAATAGTTTAGCAAGAAATAAAGTTGAACACCTTTGGCATTCAGTGTTTCGTGGTAAATTTTAGGAACATggttatttaattgatttatgGAAATGAGCTTTAAATTACAAATACtaatgataaaatgcaaactctaaatattacaAGATCGTGCGTGTGTGGGTTGGGATTGTTGACTATTTCAAATGTGGATGACTACAAGTAAAATTCCACTAATGGCGTGCAAAATCAACTAATTATAGTCTACCCAGTGCGTCAATGAAACTTCTGCTACTAATAATAGTTTAGAGCACTTGAGTTGATGGGACTCAGTCTTCTTTGCTCGGCCCATCGATCACGCAAAGTAAATTATATACACACAACTGTTTATACACTCaaatggaataaaataaatatcaaccagaaattttaaaaatcatactCCTTTTATATCAAATGATAACTACAAAGAGTCTGTTATAAAGAACACCCACCGTCTACCACATGAAACTAAACAGAAAACTAATGGagaattttattttgtcatttgcCGTTTCAATCTTGTTATTACATAGCTTTGCCCTCTCCTTGAATTCTATCACCACTGATAAGCATGCACTTATTTCCTTCAAAAACTCCCTCACTTCCGACCCTTATGCTATCTTGACCACCAATTGGTCCCAAAACAACACATCAGTCTGCAATTGGATTGGTGTGTCGTGCGGCCTCAAACACGGCCGTGTCACAGCTCTTAATCTCTCTGGTTACGGCCTTGTTGGAACTGTTGCTCCACATCTCGGAAACCTTACGTTTCTCAGATATTTGGACATCCGTTTCAACAGTTTCGCGGGAAAAATCCCAAGTGAAATTGGAAGTTTGAGTAGGCTTAAAGAGCTGTCCTTGGGCTTTAACGATTTCAGAGGTAAACACATCTCGATTTAACTACCTCTAcattttatttctatattaCTATTCCATAATTTGAAATGGATAAATGATTTGAAAGCAATTATATTGTATATTCTGTATACCACCTTCATCcttaaaaaataatcatatttttccattttaccattttagtatCTCTCTAGTTAAGTGAGTttcatttattaataatattttaattttttttataattatcttaattcatcaattttacattaaaattaaatgcGTCCAGTTATCAATTTTAGATGCATTTCCAACATACAAAGCAAAAAACatcaatagaaaatgaaattaggCCATCAGACGACAAAATTGTCAATTTATTGTTTgtgcaaattttattttacttttgtcattttatttttttttctttttaaattccTAGGGTATTTAGATTACATAGAGAATGTTGGTTTTATTATTTTGCTGCCTGTCAGTTTGATAAtattactaaattttatttttacgaAATTAGGATTTCTTTGATTTTCTGTAAATTATTTTCCTATAAATTATTTTCCTATAAATTCGGAGGTCGAAACTGTGCTATGTTGAGAGTCTTTTTATGACCATATAATTTggtttaaaaatattttttacccgGCTACTATGATTGAAAAGATGGTTTAGATGAAATAAATGTGTATCTAACTAAAtcagttttttttatcaaacataTGCTAAGCACATAAACGCCTATTCAAACTAAACTTACTCAAAAGCATAATGGGAAATGAAGATGGCAAAGGGTTTCCTAATTGTTTGGCTAAGATATTTTTTCAGGAATGATCCCTGAAGAAATAGGGAATCTTTCACAGTTAGAGGTGTTAAGCATCCCAGCCTCCTCTCTTACCAGAAATATTCCATCTTCAGTGTTCAACATATTTTCATTGAAATACATGGACCTCTCTAACAACAGTTTGTCTGGAAATATCCCAAGTGATATGTGCGACAGTCTTCCAAATATTGAAGTACTCAATCTTTGGACCAATCAACTTTCTGGAGAAATTCCACCAAACATATGGAAATGCACACACCTTCAAGTCTTGGAATTATCTGTTAATCATTTCATTGGAAAAATTCCAAGTGTAATTGGAAGTTTGAGTATGCTTAGAAAGTTGTACCTGGGCGTGAATGATTTCAGAGGTATTATGCATATGcctctcttttttactttacgtTTCTTAAAAATTCATGTCAAGTCAACTATGGGCTCATTTtctgggacaaagggagtagttCTTTTTTACAAATGTGTTAGAGAAAGTCATTATATTACCCGCTAGTATGATTTATACGAtggttttgaaaaaataaatgattATCTGATGAAACCAGGTTGCTGTATCAAACAAAGCTCATACGCAAACTGTTGTATTAAAAGGCATCCTCTCATGTTTTCTTTCTACTTCCAAATGTGCAGGAATGATCCCTGAAGAATTAGGGAATCTTTCACAGCTCGAGACATTAAGTATCCCAGCCTCCTCTCTAACCGGAAACATTCCATCTTCAGTGTTCAACATTTCTTCATTGAAATTCATCAGCCTCTCTAACAACAGCTTATCTGGTAAATATCAACTTTCCTGAACACATGGATGCTCTATATAGTCAATGTGCTTTCATATATAGTTTAATTTGCAAAGTAAATTTCTGATTTGTTTCTTACAACAGAACAATGAATTAATCTTGAATTACTTTTTCACTTTTTCACTTTGTTAAGTCTTCCATATTCTaccttaaataaataaaatctttcACTCAATGAGTTTTCACTTTTTCAGGTACACTTCCTTCAAATATGGGGATTTCACTTCTTAATCTTGAATTACTTTATTTGGATTGTAACAGACTCACTGGTCCAATTCCAAGCACCATCAACAATGCTTCTAAACTTATGGATGTTGACATGGGAAACAACTCCTTCATTGGCTCCATACCAAACCTTGGTAATTTGAAACACCTTCAGATGCTAATGCTCGATCAAAATCATTTGAGCGGAGAGGAAACTTCAACTCAGGAGTTGACATTTCTCTCTTCTTTAACTAAATGTCGAAATTTGAAGTACTTGGTGGTATCAGACAATTCACTGAATGGTATCCTACCCGCTTCGATTGGGAACTTTTCCTCTTCTCTTCAAAGTATTTGGCTACAAAACAACCACATCGTGGGTGTCATTCCTTCTGAAATTGGAAATTTAAGTAGTGTGTTGTTTATTGCACTGGGAGGGAATCAGCTGCGTGGACCCATTCCACCATCAATTGGGAATATGAAGAAACTCCAAAGAATGGGTCTTTACGGGAATAAGTTGGAAGGGTCTATCCCTAACGACGTTTGCCGAATGAATAATTTGGGAGAGTTGATCCTTGACGAAAACATGCTTGCGGGTTCAATACCAAAGTGTTTAGGTGAAGTCAAATCCTTGAGAGAGATCAACTTAGGGTACAACCAGTTGAATTCCACCATCCCTCCCAACTTCTGGAATCTTACCGACCTCGTGATATTGAACTTGTCCTCAAATCATTTGATTGGTCAATTGTCATCTCAAGTTGGAAATTTGAAGTCAGTCTCCTATCTAGACTTATCCTTTAATAAATTTTCAGGTAATATCCCCAGCTCAATTGGTGGTTGCCAGTTATTAGAATATCTCTACTTATCGAATAATTTGTTGGACGGATCTATTCCCCTAGCCTTAGGAAATGTTAGAAATTTGAAAGCATTGGATTTATCTTACAATAACCTTTCTGGATCTGTACCTAAGTCATTAGAAGACCTTCATTTTCTTGAGCATTTCAATGTGTCCAACAACAAATTGGTTGGGGAAATTCCAGATAGGGGTTGTTTTGGTAACTTGAGTGATCAATCTTTTTCCAACAACCTTGCCCTTTGTGGTCCAATAAGATTTAAAGTTCCACCATGCACAAAAAGTCATCATAGATCAAAAAGCTTGATGAAATTTATAGTGCCTTCTGTGATTTTAGCTGTGACTATGGTGATTGTCATCCTTgtgtttataaataaatttaaaccgAGGAAATCAACACTACTTACCACTGCTATTTTACCGGTGACGGAATATAGAAGAGTTTCTTACATAGAACTAGAGCGAGGAACCAATGGTTTTAGTGAGAGCAACCTTATTGGAAAAGGAAGTTTTGGTTCGGTATTTGAAGCAACACTTTCTAATGGGTTGAAAGTTGCAGTAAAAGTTTTTAAATTGCAAATACAAGGAGCAGAGAGGAGCTTTGATATTGAAACTGAGATACTTGGGAGCATTCGACATAGAAACATAGttcgagtgattggatgttGTAGTAGCCCAGAGTTTAAAGCTCTAATTCTCACATATATGCCGAATGGGAGTTTGGATAAATGGTTATATTCCAACATGCATAGTCTACATCTTATACAAAGACTAAAGATAGCAATAGATGTTGCGTCCGCCTTGGAATATCTTCACCATGGCCATACATTCCCAGTTGTCCATCGTGATGTAAAGCCAAGCAATGTTTTGCTCGATCAAGACATGGTGGCTCATCTTGGTGATTTTGGCATTGGGAAGCTTTTTGACAACGGAGAAGTTGTCGTCCAAACACAAACATTGGCGACTATCGGCTATGCAGCACCAGGTGATGCATAATGCTAAACTTTTCATCTTTAATTATATTGcgatattatttttctttttataatatCAATGTTTAATCTGCTGTTAATCATGCATGTTGCACGCTTAGAGTTGGGAATGGAAGGGAAAGTGTCCACACATGGAGATGTGTACAGTTTGGGGATAATGTTGCTCGAGATGTTTACAGGGAAGAAGCCAACAAATGATATGTTTGATGGGGAAATGAGGTTGAAAGAGTGGGTAAGTGAATCATTACAAGAACAAGCAGTTACTATTGCACCCGCTTTGCTATCTAGAGAAGATCAGGATTTCTATGCAAAGAAGCAATGCGTGTTGTCAATTTTTGAGCTGGCAATGAAATGTTTAGTCGCTGCACCTCAAGAAAGAATCAACATGATTGAAGCAACGAACACTCTCCAGAGGATCTATGCAACAATGGTAACAGAACGACGTCGTCCACGATATGCATTTTCTGTTGGTATTCCCAATAATGGGTTATAATGCTTGTGGCATAGCTATTGTGTAAAATACAATGTAAACAGTTTATGTTGTGAAGTTGGAATTTGTTAGTAAGAGTGGGATTGTGGAGTGAATTTTTATATTGTAGTGCTAGATTCATTAGTGTCAACAAGTAGGACGACATAGAAGTCAAaccaaaattcaaaaataatactccctttgttccattagaaatgaacgttttattttttaggTTGTCCCTCTAAAAATGAAAcctttctaaaaatggaaacaacattctctctactttttcttctctctcactttactctctcttcgttaactcacaaaacaacactacataaaatctcatgccgaaaaccaaatgtttcaatttataatgggacggagggagtatgacaAACTCGGTTTTGGGAATATCACTACCATTTTCTAAtttcaaaaatagtaaaattaataattatgaataaatctAATAgtgaaattcaaattaaatggtGGGAAACAAACTAAGAaagatgaaaaatataaattaactCCACtttcaaacaaacaaaaataaacataCAATTTCTTCGAGAAGTCCTCGTGTCACACACTTTCAGAATACTATTACCACAAATTATCAATAGTCTAGAAACTGTAAAACAAGCTATGTTTGACACAATAAAAACAACATGATCATCAATTCCATCCTCACAAATCTTAAAAGTCTCAGGTCAAGAAGAACAGCGTCCCTTGTACCATCACCTTGAGCCCGGCGTCAAGCACCTTCTTCCCAAGCGACGGCTTTGGCACCATAAACATGTTTCCAAAACTATACAAAATGTTAAGCTTCCCGCCCTCGGCCACATCCACGCTGAAGCTCAGCACATTTTCAACCCTAGGTCTGTGGTCAAAGAGAGCCTTGACCGATAAATTGACCTCACCGATATACCTGTCTCCCAGAGTTCTCTCACAATAGAGCTTCACCCCAACCACCAATTCCGGATTCTGGAGTGAGGCCTCGTCAATCATGTATTCGACAGGGAAGTTCCATCTAGGGTTTGTCTCTCCATCCGTGTCCACAGTGGTACGCATGCTTGTGTCGGGTTCTCCATTGATGGACACCTCCGCGTAGACTTTCATCCTCCCAATGCTCCGGACATCTGGAAGATTGTCGGCCGAAACAATGATTATTTCGAATTTTCTGCACTCCATCAAAATATGTTGCTTGTATTTTGTAGGATTTGTGTTGGAATTGAGGATTTGTGTTGTGCTTGCTTCTTCATTCATGGATATATCATAGCTATTTATAAGTGTACAATTCATGAGGAAGCTTCACTTACTCAAGTGGTTGGTGGTgtaattgtaaataaaaaaaggaaacttCATATGCATAGGGTTGGTTGAGACTTGAGGCGGCTTAGCCATCATCTATCTTCCTTGTGTGTTCCTAACATATTGCCAAAGTGTAATACTCTATATGTCTCTACAAACTGATAAAAGTAGTATAGGTATGAAGGAAGCGTATTATTTCTTAATGATTTCATTATACACATTACACCAATATATAATACTAGGAATCCCTATACATGGTAAACCTAATTAGCTTAATTACATGATTGCGATCTTCTATCTTTGGTAAGAGAATGATTCTCGAGTATCCTCCTTCTGATATTACCCAATCTTCTCCAACAcccccctcaagttaagcgaCGGGATTTCCGATGCTCAACTTGCACAACACTTCTCGAAATAGCTTCGAGTTTATCGCCTTTGTAAGAATATCTGCCAGTTGATCTTCAGATTTGACATACGGCATCTCCACTATCTGTCAACTTCCACGTGTTTAGTCCGATCATGTTGGACAGGGTTCTCTGAAATACTGATAGCCGCCTTGTTGTCACAAAACAACTTACACGTTCGAGACGAGTGCAAGTCTAACTCTCGCATAAGTTTTCTCAGCCATAGTACTTCTGTCAGTCCACTCTTAATCCCACGGAATTCAGCCTCCGCACTAGATAGTGCGACTactttctgtttcttgcttctccatgttacaaggttccctccaacaaaggtaaagtatccTGCAGTAGACTTCCTATCATTCGGATTGCCAGCCCAATCTGCGTCAGTAAATCCATGTATTTCTAAGTGTCCATGCTTCTCGAACAGGAGTCCATGTTCTGTTGTTCCCTTCAAGTATCGGACGATCCTTATCGCCGCTTCCCAGTGCTCCTCTTGCGGtgcatgcatgaattgacttactATTCCCACGGCGTAGGCAATGTCTAGCCTTGTGTGAGATAAGTAAATCAATTTCCCAACTAGCCTTTGGTATCTCCCCCTGTCCGCCAGTTTCGCCTTTTCTCTCATCAGCAATCCATGGTTTTGGACCATAGGGGTGTCTACAGGCTTACAGTCTGTCATCCCAACTTCTGCCAAAAGGTCGAGTATGTATTTCCTCTGGTTTATGAAGATTCCCTTTTTCGACCTTAGTACTTCTATTCCCAGAAAGTACTTAAGGAGTCCAAGATCCTTAATCTCAAATTCATTGAACAAGTTTCTCCTGAGCTTGGTCATCTCCTCTGTATCATCCCcggtgataatcatgtcatctacatatataaTCAGACAAGTAATTTTACCTTCTTTCTTCTTGATGAATAAGGTGTGGTCAGAGTTGCTCTGTTTGtatccatacttcttcattacctcCGTGAACCTTCCAAACCATGACCTCGGGGATTGCTTGAGTCCGTACAATGTCTTTTCCAGCTGGCATACCTCTCCAACCTGGAATTCATTAGCAAAACCGGGTGGAGGCTCCAGAAACACAGGTTTTGGCAGGTCCCCATGCAAGAAGGCATTGGTCACATCAAATTGATGAAGTGGCCAATCTTTGTTAGCAGCAATTGAAAACAAAACCCTCACAGTATTAATTTTTGCCACAGGTGAAAATGTCTCATCATAGTCAATACCATAGGCctgagtgtatccttttgcCACAAGTCTAGCTTTGTACCTTTCAATCGTGTCGTTCGGCCTTCGCTTTATtgtgaacacccatctgcatCCAACGGTCTTCACTCCTTCAGGCAACTTGCCCTTCACCCACGTATTGTTCCTCATTAGTGCCCTCATCTCTGTGTTCATTGCAtccctccaatgtttgtgtTTCATTGCGTCCTCTGCCGACTGTGGAATTTCCTCTTCTTTATACAGTGCGGCTTCAAAGGCTCGAGCCATCTTTGCTAAGTTCCCCTGCACGAAGTTGGCTACTCCATAACGGCTCTTTCTGCCAACCTTCTCGGGAGAGTATCTCTTAGGTGGGATTCCTCTTGTAGTTCGATGGGGAAGAATATACTTTCCCGTGTCACTATCCACAGTGTTATCTTCTTCCTCTGTACTTATAGAGTTAGGAGAAACTGAATCTTCAATAGGACTAGGTTCAGGTGTTACCTCGGATATCAGTGGAGGAGAATCCGTGGGACGCGGATAAGATGACTCTTGCAGTGAGACTTGCTCGGCGGCAATGACAACTGGTTCTGTTAGATCCTCAATCGAAGAGTTTGGAagtggcacaacccaacttagatagtccgaTGAACTATTCGgttcactctccccctgactactaaggtgggtgtggtaGAAGAACTCGGTTTCTAGGAAGttacaattcatggtggtgATGATTTTTTTAGTGTGGGGGTCAAAACATCGGTACCCTTTCTGATTTATCCTATACCCAAGGAAGACACATTTGGTTGCACAAGGCGATAGTTTGGTTCTTTCATGTTTCGGGATATGGATATAGACGGTGCAGCCGAAGACCTTTGGGGAGAGGTTAAGGTGTTGAGGAAACTTGGTATTTGTGGACAGGATGTCAAGGGGGTttt carries:
- the LOC121782276 gene encoding putative receptor-like protein kinase At3g47110, whose translation is MKLNRKLMENFILSFAVSILLLHSFALSLNSITTDKHALISFKNSLTSDPYAILTTNWSQNNTSVCNWIGVSCGLKHGRVTALNLSGYGLVGTVAPHLGNLTFLRYLDIRFNSFAGKIPSEIGSLSRLKELSLGFNDFRGMIPEEIGNLSQLEVLSIPASSLTRNIPSSVFNIFSLKYMDLSNNSLSGNIPSDMCDSLPNIEVLNLWTNQLSGEIPPNIWKCTHLQVLELSVNHFIGKIPSVIGSLSMLRKLYLGVNDFRGMIPEELGNLSQLETLSIPASSLTGNIPSSVFNISSLKFISLSNNSLSGTLPSNMGISLLNLELLYLDCNRLTGPIPSTINNASKLMDVDMGNNSFIGSIPNLGNLKHLQMLMLDQNHLSGEETSTQELTFLSSLTKCRNLKYLVVSDNSLNGILPASIGNFSSSLQSIWLQNNHIVGVIPSEIGNLSSVLFIALGGNQLRGPIPPSIGNMKKLQRMGLYGNKLEGSIPNDVCRMNNLGELILDENMLAGSIPKCLGEVKSLREINLGYNQLNSTIPPNFWNLTDLVILNLSSNHLIGQLSSQVGNLKSVSYLDLSFNKFSGNIPSSIGGCQLLEYLYLSNNLLDGSIPLALGNVRNLKALDLSYNNLSGSVPKSLEDLHFLEHFNVSNNKLVGEIPDRGCFGNLSDQSFSNNLALCGPIRFKVPPCTKSHHRSKSLMKFIVPSVILAVTMVIVILVFINKFKPRKSTLLTTAILPVTEYRRVSYIELERGTNGFSESNLIGKGSFGSVFEATLSNGLKVAVKVFKLQIQGAERSFDIETEILGSIRHRNIVRVIGCCSSPEFKALILTYMPNGSLDKWLYSNMHSLHLIQRLKIAIDVASALEYLHHGHTFPVVHRDVKPSNVLLDQDMVAHLGDFGIGKLFDNGEVVVQTQTLATIGYAAPELGMEGKVSTHGDVYSLGIMLLEMFTGKKPTNDMFDGEMRLKEWVSESLQEQAVTIAPALLSREDQDFYAKKQCVLSIFELAMKCLVAAPQERINMIEATNTLQRIYATMVTERRRPRYAFSVGIPNNGL
- the LOC121782273 gene encoding probable LRR receptor-like serine/threonine-protein kinase At3g47570 produces the protein MKNAVYQMKPITKLMGNITFSIVVSILLLHSFAFSLNSITTDKHALISFKNSITSDPYAILSINWSQNTSVCNWIGVSCGRKHHRVTALNLSGYDLAGPVSPHLGNLSFLRYLDMSSNSFTGILPFELSKLRRLKVMNVGANSITGEIPTWLGNLPQLEKLYLYTNKLSGSIPHSIFNVSSLVEIRIGNNSLSGWLPSDMCNNTPNIRIMLLSWNQLEGQIPLNIWKCTRLQILSLSFHNFNGNIPTEIGRLGMLTKLYLGYINGYRGGIPVEIGNLSRLEILSIANASLTGDIPSSLFNISSLTQLGLSDNTLSGSIPTFHNTLKLQKLYLNNNKLTGWAKNDMCNNMPDIKELHLSNNLLEGHIPSNIWKCRHLEMLSLSFNNFSGFIPREIERLSVLRELYLGYNSDFQGGVPAELGNLSRLEILNIDNAFLTGVIPSSIFNISSLTYLSLSGNSLTGCLPSDMCRMSNIENLSLFGNKLEGQIPKYIRKCTHLETLSLSYNNFSGSIPFEIGNMSMLRELYLGMNAIQGGIPAEIGKLSRLEKLDIANASLTGNIPSSIFNISSLTHVNLGYNNLFGTLPSKLGILLPNLERLYLGENRLEGPIPSSINNVSKLIVLDLGDNSFIGSIPDFGNLKHLQSIYLHQNRLNAEKSRTQELTFLSSLTKCRNLKYLALADNSLNGILPVSIGNFSSSLQSMWLHNSHIMGAIPSEIGNLSSLLLLNLRENQLRGHIPPTIGNLKKLQRLFLNGNKLGGSIPSDICKMNNLGGLYLHKNMLVGPIPECMGEVKSMRLLDLGYNHLNSTIPSSFLNLTDLLELSFFSNYLNGQLSSQLGNLKSISYVDLSFNQFSGDIPSSIGGCQSLESLYLSNNLLEGSIPQSLASVRNLIALDLSYNNLSGSIPKSLEDLHFLEYFNVSNNELVGEIPDGGCFANLSDKSFSNNLALCGLTRFEVPLCIENHHGSRSLKKFMVPSVVLAVIMVIIILVFIKKFKPRKSSLLPIDISPVTEYRRVSYIELERGTSGFSESNLLGRGSFGSVFEATLSDGLKAAIKVFNLQLQGAEMSFDIETEILGSIRHRNIVRVIGCCSSPEFKALVLTYMPNGSLDKWLYSNMHSLHLIQRLKIAIDVASALEYLHHGHTFPVVHRDVKPSNVLLDQDMVAHLGDFGIGKLFDNGEVVVQTQTLATIGYAAPELGMEGKVSTQGDVYSFGIMLLEMFTGKKPTDDMFDGEMRLKEWVSESLQKNSVPIAPALLSSEDRDFCAKEQCVLSIFELAMKCLATTPHERINMIEAANTLQRIYATMVTERRRPRYAFSVGDRNPWVPS